A genomic stretch from Nodosilinea sp. E11 includes:
- a CDS encoding phage tail protein yields MTQARSTVAFSLVLTPMQVPEAVPSESELVQALTGSRTTGAKGPTLPSLVLHPGEPSELMVQIRNQSAAALQLEYQVQGDFPPEWCQFRTEGADLRSGQQIEGVLYFAIAPDYLEQTYPAEALPLRLDYRGRLTVLSINPTTGSRYLENRDFQIYLRPRSLYLDFLPDLYREVDFIGRFLKVFEQTFEPAVNTLDSLWAYLDPLTAPNALLPFLAHWVGWDFNAPLHPQRQRFLIRHALEIYRWRGTRRGLRFYLHLATGLPLGDDIEAESAKPIGIHEAFSQGLVLGATHLGEDARLGGGRPYHFTICLRPGPDHPIDEALVRHIVDQEKPAFCTYELEIHRPQLAPS; encoded by the coding sequence ATGACCCAGGCCCGCTCTACCGTAGCCTTTAGCTTGGTGCTCACCCCTATGCAGGTGCCCGAGGCGGTACCCAGCGAGTCTGAGCTGGTGCAGGCGCTCACCGGCAGCCGCACCACCGGGGCTAAGGGGCCAACTCTGCCCAGCCTGGTGCTGCACCCTGGCGAACCCAGCGAGCTGATGGTGCAGATTCGCAACCAGTCGGCCGCTGCGCTACAGCTTGAGTACCAGGTACAGGGTGATTTTCCGCCAGAGTGGTGTCAGTTTCGGACCGAGGGGGCTGACCTGCGATCGGGGCAGCAAATTGAGGGGGTGCTGTACTTTGCGATCGCCCCTGACTACCTTGAGCAAACCTACCCCGCCGAGGCCTTGCCCCTGCGCCTCGACTACCGGGGGCGGCTGACGGTTTTGAGCATCAACCCCACCACCGGCAGCCGCTACCTCGAAAATCGCGACTTTCAGATCTATCTGCGACCCCGCAGTCTCTATCTAGACTTTCTCCCCGACCTATACCGCGAGGTTGACTTCATCGGGCGCTTTTTGAAGGTGTTTGAGCAAACCTTTGAGCCTGCCGTTAACACCCTCGATAGTCTCTGGGCCTACCTCGACCCGCTAACGGCCCCCAATGCGCTGCTGCCCTTTTTAGCCCACTGGGTCGGGTGGGACTTTAATGCTCCCCTGCATCCCCAGCGCCAGCGGTTTTTGATTCGCCACGCCCTGGAGATCTATCGCTGGCGGGGCACCCGACGAGGGCTGCGGTTCTACCTGCACCTGGCTACCGGCCTGCCCCTCGGCGACGATATCGAAGCTGAATCAGCCAAGCCCATTGGTATCCACGAAGCCTTTAGCCAGGGTCTGGTGCTGGGGGCCACCCACCTCGGGGAAGACGCCCGCCTGGGCGGCGGGCGACCCTACCACTTCACCATTTGCTTGAGGCCCGGGCCTGACCATCCCATTGATGAAGCCCTAGTGCGCCACATTGTTGACCAGGAAAAGCCAGCGTTTTGCACCTACGAGCTGGAAATCCACCGTCCTCAGCTGGCCCCCAGCTAG